A region from the Drosophila bipectinata strain 14024-0381.07 chromosome 3R, DbipHiC1v2, whole genome shotgun sequence genome encodes:
- the asun gene encoding protein asunder: protein MFEQNQKTIFVLDHTRYFSIASEDYISMDFLKGKPSVDTGTGAAGGASGGGLGTQFSKSLWTCACESSIEYCRVVWDLFPGKKHVRFIVSDTAAHIVNTWSPSTQNMSHVMNAMVMVGVPSRSMPQSSDYSVIHGLRAAIEALAEPTDEQLATMASGEPVHIPNEGRVICITSARDNTSMKSLEDIFNTVLIQQNALAGPPAKKGLAIDHCHLVILNIVPLGVESMVTNRALLNISPLLDVEIHTVSAPDISHKLTHLILDHYNLASTTVTNIPMKEEQNANSSANYDVEILHSRSAHSIACGSDFSLPTSIKPGATYETVTLKWCTPRGCGSADLQPCLGQFLVTPVDVTSRPSSCLINFLLNGRSVLLEMPRKAGSKATSHMLSARGGEIFIHSLCITRSCMDEAPAIGDGPGGRVTDYRTTELGQLMKMSRMVPLKAKDPAAPGLARRLPRYFPLTNSSSILFHLQRHISWLPHFLHLLVKEDMDKGEEVRCQQHIHELYKSASRGDMLPFTHTNGARLKLSKAKDQYRLLYRELEQLIHLNASTVHHKNLLESLQSLRAAYGEAKSEPNSSLLRSYTESPHSPERLEPNPSGGTTGSNSNSLLKASKRRMSSCGQRSLLDIISSAERSQSNKRLDFSGRLCTPLGQVAKLYPDFGNKEKDSLLTAIATTPNVKEEIRT from the exons ATGTTCGAACAAAACCAGAAGACCATCTTCGTGCTTGACCACACCCGCTACTTCAGCATCGCCAGCGAGGATTACATCTCGATGGATTTTTTGAAGGGGAAGCCGTCAGTGGACACCGGTACGGGTGCCGCTGGCGGAGCTAGCGGGGGCGGATTGGGAACGCAGTTCAGCAAGAGTCTATGGACCTGCGCCTGCGAATCCTCCATCGAGTACTGCCGCGTGGTCTGGGATCTCTTTCCCGGGAAGAAACACGTACGGTTCATCGTCTCGGACACGGCGGCCCACATAGTAAACACCTGGAGCCCCAGCACGCAAAACATGTCCCACGTCATGAACGCAATGGTGATGGTTGGCGTCCCTTCTCGCAGCATGCCTCAGTCCTCCGACTACTCCGTAATCCATGGACTTAGAGCGGCAATCGAGGCGCTGGCGGAGCCGACGGACGAGCAGCTGGCGACGATGGCCAGTGGAGAACCAGTGCACATTCCCAACGAAGGCCGCGTTATCTGTATCACGTCGGCGCGGGACAATACGAGCATGAAGAGCCTGGAAGACATCTTCAACACGGTTCTGATACAGCAGAACGCTTTGGCTGGTCCGCCGGCCAAGAAGGGCCTGGCCATCGATCATTGCCACCTTGTCATTCTCAACATTGTTCCCCTGGGTGTGGAGTCCATGGTCACGAATCGAGCTCTTTTAAATATCTCTCCGCTGCTGGACGTTGAAATCCACACAGTAAGTGCGCCAGACATATCGCACAAGCTGACGCACCTCATCCTCGACCACTATAACCTGGCCAGCACCACGGTGACAAATATACCCATGAAGGAGGAACAGAACGCTAACTCCAGCGCCAACTACGACGTAGAGATCTTACACAGCAGGAGCGCCCACTCAATCGCATGCGGCTCAGACTTTAGCCTGCCGACGAGCATTAAGCCAGGAGCCACCTACGAGACTGTCACCCTTAAATGGTGTACCCCTCGTGGCTGCGGCTCTGCCGATTTACAGCCCTGTTTGGGCCAGTTTCTAGTAACGCCGGTTGATGTTACTTCACGGCCCAGCTCATGCTTGATTAACTTTCTTCTCAATGGTAGGTCCGTGCTCCTGGAGATGCCGCGTAAAGCCGGTTCAAAAGCCACCAGCCACATGCTGTCGGCCCGTGGTGGCGAGATCTTCATACACTCGCTGTGCATCACCAGATCCTGCATGGATGAAGCGCCAGCGATAGGAGACGGGCCAGGCGGACGCGTCACCGACTACCGAACTACAGAGCTTGGTCAGCTGATGAAAATGTCGCGAATGGTGCCCCTGAAAGCTAAGGACCCCGCTGCCCCAGGACTGGCACGGCGTCTGCCGCGTTACTTCCCCCTGACCAACAGCTCGTCTATCTTGTTCCACCTCCAGCGCCATATCAGCTGGCTGCCGCATTTCCTGCACCTGCTTGTCAAAGAGGATATGGACAAGGGGGAGGAAGTGCGGTGCCAGCAGCACATCCACGAGCTCTACAAGAGCGCCTCGCGCGGCGACATGCTGCCCTTCACCCACACCAACGGGGCTAG GTTGAAGCTATCCAAGGCGAAGGATCAATACCGCTTGCTCTACCGAGAGCTGGAGCAACTCATCCACCTTAACGCCAGCACAGTCCATCACAAGAACCTGCTCGAGAGCCTGCAGAGCTTGCGGGCCGCCTACGGAGAAGCCAAGTCGGAGCCAAATTCTAGCTTGTTGCGCTCCTACACGGAATCCCCCCACTCCCCTGAGCGCCTGGAGCCCAACCCGAGTGGCGGCACCACCGGCAGCAACTCGAACAGCTTACTCAAGGCCAGTAAACGCCGCATGTCCAGCTGTGGTCAAAG ATCCCTGCTGGATATTATCTCCTCGGCGGAGCGAAGTCAGTCGAATAAGCGTTTGGATTTCTCAGGTCGCCTTTGCACTCCCCTGGGACAGGTGGCCAAGCTGTATCCAGATTTTGGAAACAAAGAAAAGGACTCTCTATTGACGGCCATCGCCACCACTCCAAATGTGAAAGAGGAGATACGCACCTAA
- the LOC108130950 gene encoding ubiquitin-conjugating enzyme E2 J2 produces the protein MSSSSASGGRKQPTAVSRMKQDYLRLKRDPLPYITAEPLPNNILEWHYCVKGPEDSPYYGGYYHGTLLFPREFPFKPPSIYMLTPNGRFKTNTRLCLSISDFHPDTWNPTWCVGTILTGLLSFMLENTPTLGSIESSTYDKQMFAQKSLAFNLRNTNFCELFPEMVQEIKQRLPATQGSAGAAGGSASSSTGAKKANGQANGVPLGGDANVVAGGGNPQNAADAIDGAGAGQADLANGGGAAALQNSARNSYLNWQSVYSNLVIIICFAIFALIVNYVIKNLNQE, from the exons ATGTCTTCGTCGTCGGCGTCCGGCGGTCGGAAGCAGCCCACGGCAGTCTCGCGAATGAAGCAGGACTACCTGCGCCTCAAGCGTGATCCTCTGCCCTATATTACGGCGGAGCCGCTGCCCAATAACATTCTCGAGTGGCACTATTGCGTCAAGGGCCCGGAGGACTCACCCTACTATGGAGGCTATTATCACGGCACCCTGCTCTTTCCGCGCGAATTCCCCTTCAAGCCGCCCTCCATTTACATGCTGACACCGAACGGACGATTCAAGACCAACACTAGGCTGTGTTTAAGCATATCAG ACTTTCATCCGGACACGTGGAATCCGACTTGGTGTGTTGGCACTATTCTTACAGGACTTTTAAGCTTTATG CTGGAAAACACTCCCACACTGGGGTCCATTGAGTCGTCGACATACGATAAGCAAATGTTTGCTCAAAAATCGTTAGCATTTAACCTGCGCAACACCAACTTCTGCGAACTGTTTCCGGAAATGGTTCAGGAAATAAAGCAAAGACTGCCGGCCACTCAAGGATCGGCGGGAGCGGCGGGCGGCAGCGCCTCCAGTTCAACTGGGGCGAAGAAGGCCAACGGGCAGGCCAATGGAGTGCCTTTAGGTGGAGATGCGAATGTAGTGGCAGGCGGGGGAAATCCACAAAACGCGGCAGATGCTATCGATGGTGCCGGTGCTGGGCAGGCGGACTTGGCCAACGGTGGGGGAGCGGCTGCGTTGCAGAACAGCGCTCGAAACTCGTATCTGAACTGGCAGTCGGTGTACTCGAACCTGGTGATCATTATCTGTTTTGCGATATTTGCCCTCATTGTTAATTACGTGATCAAGAACCTGAATCAGGAATAG